The sequence GGCATTGTTCGGGAAGATGCTGTTTTGTATCTCTTAGAAATTCCTAAAGGTGAAACAGTGACAATTTTGGCCCAAAGCAAATACGAAGGTAGGTGCTTTAAAGAAAACATGAGTAAGTCCACAAATCCTTTAAGATCTGTTTTGTCAGCAGAACCACACAATCTCTCTTGTGCTTATTCTTGATAACATTTTAGTTGCCTTCTTTTTCAGTTGTTTAGAGGATAGCTGTATTCCATGTCACAAGGGTCATACAGATGTGCATGTGTTATGTATTCTCTTTCATTGTTATCAAATAGTATTCTTAATCCTGAAGGGTGGCAATGTACTGCTtgttccttctgcttttctgtctgcagcagctggcccaAGAATTGCCATAAGCATGCCTTTTCTGTTGTGCCTTGGCAGTCGTGAGGGTTCAGTCAGACAGCAGCAAATAGACCGTTTTATTGATTAACAGCTAAGAAGCAACCAAAGCCTCTTGCTTTCCTGTTGGAGACACAGCCAGCTGTAATACTGAATTACTGTAGCTGCCTTATGCTTTGTGAATATGCGGGTACCTCCTTCCCTCAGAGttgtgcaggctgtgtgtgtaCAAGTATACACGCCTTGATAATGTGTATGTAGGGCAGTGGATATGCAGACTGCAGTTTTTGCATCTTTTTGAGTGGAGAGGCAGAACTTCAGAACTTTTCGCTAGAATAGCAGCTTAATCTTTTTTtcaaatgtaaaaataaataaactaaaAAGGAGTTCCTGCTTTAGTCTACAGAGATATCATGGCCTGTGGAAGAGGAGATTCATTCTTCATTAGAAGCCACTTTGAGTGCGAAAAAGAGTCACCACAGAGCTTAGCATTCACCAGAGGGGAGATCTTTAGAGTAGTTGATACATTGTATGATGGCAAACTGGGAAACTGGCTGGCTGTGAGAATTGGAAATGAACTGGAAAAGGGCCTCATTCCAAATAAAAGCAGGTAAGGTGGAATCCTGTCTTTCTACCCATTATTAGAAGTAAgaatttatttttgtcttctaaATTATTATTGTTTCCTTTGCTATGCCTTCCTTTCCTGTTTTATCTCCTTACAAGTATGAATTAATTGTTTTGTCTTTACTTTCACAATTGTGCCTGTAAAACTGTAGATTGCAGAACCATTGTGTGAGGAAAGGATGGCATTACCTATGTACTAGGTCAGATATTTGCAAGGTCAGATACTTGCAACAAAGACCTAGAGCTCCTATCTCAGTAGTCAGCTAAGCTTTGACCACTAGCTGCTTCAGTTCCTCTTCTAGAAAATGGGTGGAGTgctgtggctttgcttttttttttttatttcctattttcctcccctgccctgtccccaaCCCAATcagaccaaacaaccaaacaaaagcccaaataatcaagcaaacaaaaaactacATGTGAGGAAGCTCATGACTGTGTGCAAGAACACACTGATGATTAATTTTTTAGAAGAACTTCAGTGATTGAAATAATTTAATGTATTCTTAATGTAAATGTTTCAAGAATTTATTACAAGGCTAATAGTATTTATTCATAGCTGTAGTCCTTATTTTTATCTGAAGTATGGAATGAAACATAACAGGACTTTTTACTTAAATACGCTTTCCTTGTCCAAGTGCACATGAGGTAATAAGTATTCTAATGTGTGCAGTGTGTACAAGTGTTAAAATTGATTGGCAAAAATATCAGGATGTTTTTAGGCTGTAGCTTTTAAGTTCTTGAGCATAGTTGCAATTTTAAgatgcaggggggaaaaatcaaAATTACACCTACATATTACGTGGCTCTGCTGCCTACTTGCTGGTTAGTACATTCTGTCATCTCTGTTAATTGATCTGACCAGACCAGTGTAGGGACTTAAATTAAGAGGCCTAATGGAGAAAATAATAGTACATGCAATTTCTTAGTCCTTCAATTCTGAGTTGCAGTCCCTCATCACCTCTTTCCAGTTACATTGTTTTATTTATGCTTTTGTGAGTTATTGGTTTAAGACCTGAGGACTCATTCCTGCCCAGAAGTCTTGTTTCAGTGGTGAGTCAGAGCATCATTCTGACACTGCTTGCTCCAGGACAACAGAACATGGACTTCCCTATTCTTTCTTCCACTGGTGACTGTCTATCTGGTAAATTAGCTGTTGAAAATTCAAAATCCTTTGTTATTCAGTGAAAACACCTTTGCCCTCTTTGACTATTTCTGTACAaatcagctctgctttctcttgtCAGAGCTGAGCAGATGGCCAGTGTTCAAAATGCCCAAAAAGATGGCTCAAGCGACAGGGCAGACTTCTGGAGAACACGTGGCCAGCGATCTGGAGTGAAGAAGAATCTGAGGAAGAGTCGTGAAGATCTGTCAGCAATTTTATCTGTGGGCACAAAATTCCCAGCTTATGAGCGAGTTCAGCTGCGCGAGGGTGAGTGAGTCTGCTGTGAGACGGCTGCCCATGTATTTCTGGCTGTTTCAACATCCAAATGTTTAGTCAGCTGAGGAAGTGTTTCAAACAACTTTGCTAAAATTTAACATTGAAGCTATAGGAAGGGATGACATTTTGCTTAGAGTGCAAATTTCTGCATGCTGTTGACTCAGAAAAAAGCATTTTGTTTCTaaactgctgctgttctccTTTGCCTCCAAGTTACATGTGCCAGTTTCAaggtttaaaatgaaaaaaggaaggaaaaagtgaGGGTATTTTATTTCCTTAGCTTCTCCTTGGCTAGCTTTGAAAGTACAATCTCTGCCTGAGATCAATCACGATCCTCAGCTTGCTTGTAAATGCCCATTCAACATTACGTTGGGAGCAAATAAACCCCAAGTATTTTTTCAATACGTGGTCAGGTTTTTCAATAGGTGTGGTCAGGACTGATGTGGTCCATCTCCATGACTCTAACTTTATTACTAGTGATGTTGAGCAAGTCAGGGTAATTTTCTGGGTATTCACCTATAATCTTTTTTGTGGAACAAAACAAATTGTAGCAAGTATTTTAAATGAGCTCCCAGATTTCaggatgaaggctgagcaataGGATGGTAATCCCCCATTGACTTTAGGACTTGTATTTGCACTTTTTCTGGCATAAGCATAACAGAATCTTTCATTTCTTGCCTTTTTCAAACTTCCCCATCGCTGGTTTAGCATGTGTATCTTTATTTACGCAAAATCCACAGGCTAAAGGGTTGTGTTATTTTGCTGCATGGAAAGATTGTGAAGATCTGAACATTTTCAGAATGTATAGTACTGAAAGCATTCTACATGTAGAATGAAGAATCCAAGCAATCTTTTGCTTTCTCAGCTGATAAAAACAGTGCTGTGTTTGAGTTATGCTGTTGCACAAacctttgagaaaaaaaaattaaactgtgTCTTCAACTTGCTCATAACCTTGTATAATAATTGAGGATCTTGTCTGTGTCACTTACATGTCAAAGCAGTCTTACCGGACTTGCCTTTTcttcaaattattttctttcagctgGTTTTAAGAGACCGGTGGTGATATTTGGCCCTATTGCAGATGTTGCTATGGAGAAGTTATCAAATGATTTGCCTCACCTGTATCAGACAGCAAGTAAGTTGTCCTCCTAGCTTACTTATCATCCATAACTGAGAGAGTGGATAATTTAATAATCACAGCTGCCCAGCCACTCTAAATAAGCTACATTTTTTGTCTTTGCAGAGACAGAACCCAGAGACGCAGGTTCAGAGAAGTCAACTGGGGTAGTGCGCTTGAACACTGTGAGGCAAATCATTGAGCAGGTAAAACATTTCTCTCAAAATTTCTTATGCTCAAAGTCATGCTGTTAGATTTGTTTGATTCTAAAACTACAGGGTCCTCAAATCTTCATCTATTTCTGCACTAAGCAGACCTGGCTTAATGATAGGGCTGTTCTGAAACTGTTCAAAACcaattttttattgttttgataGCTGTCCTTCAAGTGGGAGGAGGAACCTGACATTAGAAATGGAAGTTTTCCTTACTTAGTCCATTCTAAATCTGAACAGAGGGGCGTTCTGAATTTGTCATGGAGGCTTTACTGTCACGCAGTGATTGCTTGCTCTTACTGTCATCAGAAGCATGACATTTTAGATTGCATCAGATAGATTGCTGCTGTTGAACCAACAAGAATTGACTGTGATAGCTAAGTTGCATCTACTAAGTTTACAATAACTCTTTATGTAATACTGTTTAGAGAACACGTAAATGTATGTGGTAATCAGAAAGAATTAAAAACTCAGGCAAAAAATTATAATCAGTCAATTATTGTCCTGAGCCAAATAGAATGAGTGCCAAAGGGGTTAAAATGTCACACAAAAGTGTGTTCAAAGCTCAGGCACCACTGAAGCACACCTTTGAAATCCCATTCATCTCTGCACTAGCAGTGGCTaaggaaaaatacatttaatgaaaaaaaagtgAGATTTGCCTCAGCTAGTAAGTATAGATAAAAGCTCACCCAGCACCCAAAACAGTTGTGGTTGGGGCAGGTAGAGAGAAAAGCTGGTTAACTCTCACCAGTTATTTAACAATTGTTTAAAAAGCTGGAATAACTGCATTTATTGTAACATGAGACTGTGGTGCGTTGAATTTAACGACAtttttaccactttctgttcaagatctgtggaaaattttaatggcatagcctaaaactaccacagagaGTTAGTTAGCAGAAGAGCATGGACGTTCAAGCAAAAGCAGTTCTGAAAAATGGAGctaaaaaaaaggaggctgcCTGTTGTGGCTTCTGAATGTGATACAACTGTGGGGCGGGGGAGAGAGTGGAATCCATCAAGTTGTGCCTTATTTGGAGAAAAATACCCTGGTTTTCGTAGGCTACCATGTTCCAaccacttcctcttgttcttcACAAGCAGCAGACTGACTGGGCTTTTTATTAACAGGATAAACATGCTTTGCTGGATGTGACTCCTAAGGCAGTGGACCTGCTAAATTATACCCAGTGGTTTCCAATTGTGGTCTTCTTTAACCCAGACAGTAAACAGGGTGTGAAAACAATGAGACAAAGGCTATGTTCCACATCTAACAAGAGCTCCAGAAAACTCTAtgagcaagcaaacaaactgaAGAAAACTTGTTCCCACCTTTTTACAGGTAAGGAAGAATGTGTCTAACCTGCTTACCAAGAGAGTAGTGGATGTGAAGGTATGGCAATGAGCAATCCCTTccttgactttttttccccccaaagttGTGAATTcaaaccttgagtactgtgtcacaccttgagtgctgtgtccagtactgtgtccagttctgagcccctcagtttaagaaggacattgagacacttgaatgtgtccagagaagggcaacaaggctggtgagaggccttgagcacaagccctgtgaggagaggctgagggagctgggattgtttagcctggagaagaggaggcttaggggaaacctcattgctctctacagctacctgaaaggtggttgtagacaggaaggggttggtctcttctctctagcaaccagcaccagaacaagaggatacagtctcaagctgcaccaggggaagtttaggctcaaggtgaggagaaagttcctcacggagagagtcgttcgtcattggaatgggctgcccaggaaggtggtggagtcaccatccctggaggggttcatgagggcattggatgtggcacttggtgccatggtctagtcatgaggtctgtggtgacaggttggactcaatgatctttgaggtctcttccaaccttgctgatactGTAATTGGCCTACCATCATTAAAAGATAAGTGATTTAATAAGCTTGATGAATAgacaaataatgaaataaaagtgCCATGCCTCTGTCAGTGACTTAAATGAAATGGCTGTTAAACATTCTTGCATAACTAAAATAAACCTTTAAACATCAAAGACTGGGTAAAGGATCACTTTGTATTTGCTGTGTGTATAATATGCACTTTTCCCTTCACTTTTTACAGCCACTATCAATTTGAATTCAGCCAATGACAGCTGGTATGGCAGTCTAAAAGATacaattcagcagcagcaaggagaagcagTGTGGGTATCAGAGGGAAAGGTAGGTGGTCATTCCATACTGTACTATGCTATACGGATGTCTCCAGATATCTCTTGCCAATAAAAACTGTCAATTGTGTTTGCCAGTGCTGGATAGATTAGACAAATAGTCAGTTGGTGTCTTTGGTGTCATCTTGGTAACAAAATATTACTTACTATTGTTGTTTCCATTATACTTTGATTTCATCACTAGTGCTGTGGTTAGGGAATAATGGAGAGGAGGGATAAGCTCTTACAAGGGCTTCACTTTATGGTTCTTTATTAgagatttttttcagttctcCAAAATAATTCTTAAGGAGTTGCTTGTCATGACATTGAGACCTAACTAGATCTTAATTcatatatatttaatatttgTTCTTGAATTTTTACTGACTTTTCTCTAGATGGATGGCATGGAAGATGATGCAGATGATCGTATGTCTTACCTTACTGCAATGGGTGCTGACTATTTGAGTTGTGACAGTCGACTTATCAGTGACCTAGAGGAcacagatggagaaggaggtgcATACACTGACAATGAACTTGATGAGCCCTTGGATGAGCCAAGGATTTCATCTGTTAGCCGGTCTTCTGAACCTGTGCATCATGAGGAGGTGAGGTGATTGGGTTTTTGGCCTTTCTGAAAGCTCTGCATGTATGAGATATTGTTAAGCAGATGCTCTATCTTACCTCTGACAGTGTTTCGGAATTACACTGTATAGAGCAACAATAGTAATAATAGCTCTGCTTTTTTGCCTAACACTATAGGTTTCCTGATGATGTCTCATCACCTTGAGCATTTGCAGTGATTGTGGTCAGGCTGCTGACAGTCATTTGACTCCTGGTTACTGTTCCCAGAATAGAAAACttgagagagaggaaaacaaatattGAATTACTgcagtgatttctttttttcaatctCTTCTTTTATTTCAGGGTTTGAAAAAATTTAGTCCAGAACCAAGGACTCAGTTGAAAAAAGCTGGTAGCAGAGAGATCCTTAGAGAACCAAGTCCACCTCCGGCATTCAAGCCTGAACCACCTAAGGTAAACTTGTAGAAACAAATCTGAATACATAGTTCTTCTTTTTGGAAAACTCTCCAGGGTAGCACATTGGATGTGGCAACAGGAGTGATTAGAGACTGAAAAACATTGTCAGCATGGAGAAGGAATGTGTTGCATGATCAGGCAGAGGGAAACTTAAAAGGATAACAATTCCCTTCAAATTCcttacctgaagggtggtggtagccaggagggggttggtctcttctcccaggcaaccagcaccagaacaagaggacacagtctcaagctgcaccaggggaagtttaggctcaagctgaggacaaagttcttcacagagagggttgttgttagccattggaatgtgctgcccagggaggtggtggagttgccatccctggaggtgttcaagaggggactggacgtggcacttggtgccatggtctagtagtcatgaggtcttgggcgacagcttggacttgatgatctttgaggtcttttccaacattgttgattctatgaaatatgtGTCATCTTTGCATGGAAAAAGAAGATAGACTCCTTTTTGTGTCTGCTAACTTATGGAAAGTCCCCCTTTCATTTCTGTAAGAATAAATGTAGGCTAATCATCAGGAAAAGTATATCTGATGGGAATTACTGTAAGGCATAAATAGAGTCTACCACCTCCAGAATCAATTTTCATCATGAGAAACTGATGCTAACTGTTTACTCAAACCTGACTCAGGAATAAttgcagggaggggaaatgaCAATGTTTGGACACCAAACTCCTAGCAATTCTTGATTTCCCCTAACCTCAGAGTGCTTGCTTTGTGATGATAGACACTGACATACTGCGTGTATTCAAAATATATTCAGGTTTGACTTGACAACGGAGTTTCAGCAGGGTATGGCATCTGTGAAAAAATGAAGATGGAATAGAAAAGAGTCTTGTGTCCTCTGCACTTCCAAACTCCTTGTAGTGATATTGTAGATTAGGTAGTCCTGACAAATTATTTGGGAGGtcattttcctctgtgctgtctCCTAACACATATCGGAGTTCTGGTAATCCTTAACAGATGGGACAAAAAGTTCTTAAGCATGCTAGTCTTCTTTAGTCTGGTGTGTAGTGTATAAGTGAATGGCCAAAATGTGCAGCAGTTCAGATACCTGTGAAGTGTTACTTCAAATGAAGACTGACATGGTTAGATCTTAGATTAAAACCTTCATttgatatattttttaaaaattaagttGCTGATGTAAACTTATCTGCATGTTTTATACTTTCAGGGAAAGTTACAAAATAAAGAAGATCTCTATGATTTTCCCAAGAACTATGACTCCAGATCAAGTAACATTGCTGTCACCAGTGAGATTTCAACTGTATCAGCtaaaccagcaccaccaccagttTCTGTGAAACCTGCATTTGGGCGTCCCATCCTGAGAAACTCTCAGCCAGCAGTCccacctgcagaggaggaggaggaggccaagctggatgaggaaGGAAGTGAACAAGAAAGTACTCCAAAATCTGTACTGAGGAAAGTAAAAATATTCGAAGAGATGGATCATAAGGCAAGGATGCAAAGAATGCAAGAGCTACAAGAGGCCCAGAATGCCAGGGTATGAAGAGAAGCATTCTTCCCATGTTATGCTCTCTAGTATATAGAACAGCCTGCCTCCTGAAAATGAGAGCCATGCCTTTGCATGGTGTTGCTTCTGGTGAGATAAGTTTGGCAAGCCACACATGCCATTGTGTGGATTTAGATGTGATAAGAGGACATGTTTTAAGGTTTCCTGTTGTAACTAAAGAAAGCTGACTCCTCAAAATCCTGTTGCTTTTTTCTTCATCCATTGTTTTCATGTGCACTTTGAATTACACTACTACTCCAGCAAAAGATTATATAATTGTAGGAATGTAACATCAGTTATCGTTTTGTGCTTTCATTGTTTCAGATGTAGCTGTGACCTTCTAGATCTATTGTCTAGCATCCCTGAGGAACAGACTAACACAACAGTTATTTTCTCCTACTTTCATTTAAAGCTTGAAATAGCCCAGAAGCATCCAGATATTTATGCTGTCCCTGTGAAAACACAGAAGTCAGAACAGAGCTGGTCCCAGCCTATGAGGTAAGGTATATCCAGTTCAAAGCATTTTGTCATTATTTCACCAACAGGAGAAAAACTGGTCTTGCCAGCTTTTATTCATACAAATACTCCTGCCTTGATAAATTGCTTTGTTGTGCCTCAAAGATTACAGTAAAGGTGGGGCAAAATTTCAGAGAACTCTTCTTGGTTTTCAGGATATTGTTCGTTTTTCTTCAGCTCATTTATAATATTTGAGTTACCTAGGAAGAAATAATTTCACTGAGATATACTGATTTCACTGAGTTTTGTACCATGCAGATTGCAAAAAGCATGGCTTTTGAAACGGATGAAATGCTCTTCTTTAGCAGATTTTATTTCTATGCATCTGCTTAGTGTCACACTTACTGTGTGTAAAACGCAAATGTGCTCACTTTTAAGGATAAGAGCCCTACTGAGAGCCTTGAGTAAGGAGAGAAGACTGTCAGTTGAAGAAATGTCATATAAGCAGTCTTCAGGCATCAAGACAGGAATCTAGGGATGCACAGGAAGCAGAAAGTGTCTGGTGCAAATTGAGGAAAATACCAGATGGGGTAGCAGCAGTGGCTAAGAACTTCTCTGCTCAGAGGATGAAGTGCCATGAAGCTCTCAGTATAAGGGGATGTTTAACAATCTTAAATCTGGCATTATTCCAGGTAGTTTGTGTAGATCCAATGTGAAGACCAGGCTTCAGCTTAATGGAAGTAAGGTGCCTCTCCAGACAGTCTTACCATGCCCATGCAGGTGTTTACAGGTTTGCCCCATGTGGCTTTCTGGGTTTTACATGGCCATAAAACCAGTAGTAactaaaattatttttcagctTTTCAGAATGGATGTAAACACATCTCTATTTCTCTGTCTTGCTGTATTAGCTCCAGACCTCCAGAGCCCCAGAAAGCTCCTCTTAGACCTTACCTAGAGAACCATGGCAGTTATGGCAGcgatgcagaggaggaggaggagtaccGTCGGCAGCTATCAGACCACTCTAAGAAGGGCTATTATGGACAACCATCCAGATACAGAGACACAGAATTGTAGGCTTGCTAGTATGTGCACATATAATGCTCTTTTGAGGCTTCTTCCTTCACAGCCAAGTGGAGGAGTAGTTAGTCTTGAAAAGCGGTATTTTTCTTAAGGGTGGTGTTAGAGGGTACCCTACTCAACTTAGACATATCTATGCGCTGGAACTGGAAGAGTTCATTATTGGGGATATTTTTTGTTAGCAACTAAGAGAAGAAATCACTATTGCCTGAATGCTGTTGCCTGCTTTGTAAGGACCAAATCCTTGTTAATTCTTggtattttaatattttaacataaacccccttttttcccttttattaaTGCTGCCTTTTTGGACCATTCTGCTGTGTTGTGCAACTATGATCCCAGAGATATACTTCTTAATGCAACGGGACTAAATTTGAAAGTGTATTTGAAGAACTGTAAGTGCCTTTAACAAGAAGCATCTTAAACTCTTTGTTATGAGATCTGATACTTGGTACACAGCCATAACACACTAAAAGGGGATTGACTTTTgcctatcttttttttttatcagtttCATGGTAATGATTTCCCCTGCATGTTATTTTCTAAGCCTATAGATGCATATGCAATATTTCATAAATACTGACTGTACATAATAAAGATGCGATTGATTGGGTTGTTGGAAAACACCAGGATGTGCTTAAACAGATAAAATTATGTAGAAATTCAGTCATGTATTAAAATTTACAGACTGCAAATAATAAAGGATATATTCTAGACAAGCTCTGTGTATCTTTTTCATTTGAACAGTATAAGTCTTCTCAAGTCTCTGACTTTCATAGATAAAATTGGAGCAGGATACATCTCCTTCTGTTCAAGGAACAGGGAAACATCACCATTACTGCTGAAGATGCTTCTCAGTGCTCTGAACATAATGTGAAAATCTATTGTGATGTAAAAGAAGGCTGATGCAGAACTTTGGATTTCCCACAAGAGACATGCCTTCTATTCATTTCTGCTACCTGATTCCTGCTCTTTATCCTTAATTCTCctatataaaataaaaagtattGGAAGGGTCATAGgaaaatttatttttacttaTGTGATGGAGAAGATGGTTGCCTAATGCTCTCTTAAAACATGACAGGTAGAATTTTCTTCTTTAGTACCACAGCTCTTTCGAATGATTAAATACTGCCTATATTAGAATATAGTTTGCAGTTTGCTTGCCAAATAAGAAAGCTCGCTTTAGTAAGTATCATGATCATCAGTTGTTCAGAGGGCTTTTCTCCACCACAGCCTAAGATCCTTGACACATGAATTGCATTGACTGTTCTTAAAAGCCCCACAGAAGAATTATCTGCTATATTTCTCCTTCGTATCCAGTATGTGGACACCCTATCGTTTATCACAGTCAACAAATAGTGTTAAAAagtgtgtgtttattttcaaAATGTCAAACAGAATCCTCAGTGCACTCCGTTATTTCTGGAAATCTCAAGAGAAGCACCTGTTGAAATACAGTGCTTCTCAGTTAGCTTACTGTGCCTTAAtttctgcctgctcctgagcagacCTACAAACATCATGAAGAGTAGTCAGAAGCAGAAGCATAAACTGTGAGTGC is a genomic window of Dryobates pubescens isolate bDryPub1 chromosome Z, bDryPub1.pri, whole genome shotgun sequence containing:
- the TJP2 gene encoding tight junction protein ZO-2 isoform X2; this encodes MKRRGCTASPHRLYPATMKTAQALQRMWSHAVKKLGILKGHAPGMEELMWEQYTVTLQKDSKRGFGIAVSGGRDNPHFENGETSIVISDVLPGGPADGLLQENDRVVIVNGTPMENVPHSFAVQQLRKSGRVATIVVKRPRKVQAAVLKRSPSLDYEDRALDVLDDHAEFDGKSARSGYSDRSWHSGNGGRSQSWGNSLDQSYRDEQDRGRNRSRDRDKERSYSRDRSRGRSVDRSLDRDYRRDRSRGRSIDRDGYEQNYRGDYSPPSYSHRSQPDPRYEREVRSRSRDRLHSRSPSPEMHHQHDYIGPQDPNGPISVLLTKGRHNEEYGLRLGSQIFIKEMTRTGLATKDGNLHEGDIILKINGTVTENMSLADARKLIEKSRGKLQLVVLRDRKQTLLNIPSLNDSDSEMDDISEIESNRSLSPQDDRLHHSDLDSHSSNEKLKEKSNVKDDPSSKMSRIGAMPTPFKSIGDIAIPAVTVVDTNKELKYQDDTAVSQPKAVTRTVLKPSPEDEAIYGPNTKMVRFKKGDSVGLRLAGGNDVGIFIAGIQEGTSADQEGLQEGDQILKVNTQDFRGIVREDAVLYLLEIPKGETVTILAQSKYEVYRDIMACGRGDSFFIRSHFECEKESPQSLAFTRGEIFRVVDTLYDGKLGNWLAVRIGNELEKGLIPNKSRAEQMASVQNAQKDGSSDRADFWRTRGQRSGVKKNLRKSREDLSAILSVGTKFPAYERVQLREAGFKRPVVIFGPIADVAMEKLSNDLPHLYQTAKTEPRDAGSEKSTGVVRLNTVRQIIEQDKHALLDVTPKAVDLLNYTQWFPIVVFFNPDSKQGVKTMRQRLCSTSNKSSRKLYEQANKLKKTCSHLFTATINLNSANDSWYGSLKDTIQQQQGEAVWVSEGKMDGMEDDADDRMSYLTAMGADYLSCDSRLISDLEDTDGEGGAYTDNELDEPLDEPRISSVSRSSEPVHHEEGLKKFSPEPRTQLKKAGSREILREPSPPPAFKPEPPKGKLQNKEDLYDFPKNYDSRSSNIAVTSEISTVSAKPAPPPVSVKPAFGRPILRNSQPAVPPAEEEEEAKLDEEGSEQESTPKSVLRKVKIFEEMDHKARMQRMQELQEAQNARLEIAQKHPDIYAVPVKTQKSEQSWSQPMSSRPPEPQKAPLRPYLENHGSYGSDAEEEEEYRRQLSDHSKKGYYGQPSRYRDTEL
- the TJP2 gene encoding tight junction protein ZO-2 isoform X1, giving the protein MRYKKYITILEAAIGITPLNKRELLPEGRHANLWQHPGEQTTALPSPCAWDWEHSCTSSPKHLTASGQRHSKPVVPHKAPGMEELMWEQYTVTLQKDSKRGFGIAVSGGRDNPHFENGETSIVISDVLPGGPADGLLQENDRVVIVNGTPMENVPHSFAVQQLRKSGRVATIVVKRPRKVQAAVLKRSPSLDYEDRALDVLDDHAEFDGKSARSGYSDRSWHSGNGGRSQSWGNSLDQSYRDEQDRGRNRSRDRDKERSYSRDRSRGRSVDRSLDRDYRRDRSRGRSIDRDGYEQNYRGDYSPPSYSHRSQPDPRYEREVRSRSRDRLHSRSPSPEMHHQHDYIGPQDPNGPISVLLTKGRHNEEYGLRLGSQIFIKEMTRTGLATKDGNLHEGDIILKINGTVTENMSLADARKLIEKSRGKLQLVVLRDRKQTLLNIPSLNDSDSEMDDISEIESNRSLSPQDDRLHHSDLDSHSSNEKLKEKSNVKDDPSSKMSRIGAMPTPFKSIGDIAIPAVTVVDTNKELKYQDDTAVSQPKAVTRTVLKPSPEDEAIYGPNTKMVRFKKGDSVGLRLAGGNDVGIFIAGIQEGTSADQEGLQEGDQILKVNTQDFRGIVREDAVLYLLEIPKGETVTILAQSKYEVYRDIMACGRGDSFFIRSHFECEKESPQSLAFTRGEIFRVVDTLYDGKLGNWLAVRIGNELEKGLIPNKSRAEQMASVQNAQKDGSSDRADFWRTRGQRSGVKKNLRKSREDLSAILSVGTKFPAYERVQLREAGFKRPVVIFGPIADVAMEKLSNDLPHLYQTAKTEPRDAGSEKSTGVVRLNTVRQIIEQDKHALLDVTPKAVDLLNYTQWFPIVVFFNPDSKQGVKTMRQRLCSTSNKSSRKLYEQANKLKKTCSHLFTATINLNSANDSWYGSLKDTIQQQQGEAVWVSEGKMDGMEDDADDRMSYLTAMGADYLSCDSRLISDLEDTDGEGGAYTDNELDEPLDEPRISSVSRSSEPVHHEEGLKKFSPEPRTQLKKAGSREILREPSPPPAFKPEPPKGKLQNKEDLYDFPKNYDSRSSNIAVTSEISTVSAKPAPPPVSVKPAFGRPILRNSQPAVPPAEEEEEAKLDEEGSEQESTPKSVLRKVKIFEEMDHKARMQRMQELQEAQNARLEIAQKHPDIYAVPVKTQKSEQSWSQPMSSRPPEPQKAPLRPYLENHGSYGSDAEEEEEYRRQLSDHSKKGYYGQPSRYRDTEL